A genome region from Coffea arabica cultivar ET-39 chromosome 7e, Coffea Arabica ET-39 HiFi, whole genome shotgun sequence includes the following:
- the LOC113698489 gene encoding vicilin-like seed storage protein At4g36700 isoform X1, with the protein MSTEKLLSASSISLLGFGLCLFLCVHATAGEDGQIAPGAGHLVKKGERQPIISTEFGEVSGVRVSDGNETFNIHLITLEPNSLFLPVMLHQDMVFYVHTGSGNLSYRDEHKRENTTIRRGDVYRLGSGSVFFIQSDVDLERQKLRIYAIFGNAGEDLREPTEYGPYSSIRDLVLGFDKKILQETFKVPEEVIEEITSGRKPEAIVRGLPGTQEKTIREREYQFIEAVFGSTSIFSIFETSNKDKKKSNIFNIFQEKRDFENCNGWSTTVTRKKYSVLKGSKYGLFMVNLTRGGMMGPHWNPEATEIAVVLQGKGMVRVVCPSLPNKAECKNARFGVEEGDIFAVQRFHPMAQMAFNNDTLVFVGFSTSTENNHPQYLAGKASVLRTLDKHILAASFGINETTFDRLVNQQRESVILECTSCAEEEWRIMEEEIEREREEARQREEERKRQEEEAETREEEAVRERAEEERKKREQEEEEEAARRKREEEAARERREQEEREQEAAQMEEKEREAAARREEEAAKREEEEAAAQRRQEESGQGEGGRPHEGGREARPPEEDGRGGGVGARQEEETAKQQEKDMGQEEEQGNGQGWGRRILKNAS; encoded by the exons atgtcCACCGAAAAATTGTTGTCAGCATCTTCAATTTCGCTCTTAGGCTTTGGTTTATGCTTATTTCTCTGCGTGCATGCTACCGCTGGGGAAGATGGTCAGATTGCCCCCGGAGCAGGACATTTAGTAAAGAAAGGTGAAAGGCAGCCAATAATCTCAACTGAATTTGGAGAGGTCTCGGGAGTTAGAGTTAGCGATGGAAACGAGACTTTTAATATTCACCTCATCACCTTGGAGCCCAACTCCTTGTTTCTTCCTGTTATGCTGCATCAAGACATGGTGTTCTACGTTCATACag GGAGCGGAAATCTGAGCTACAGAGATGAACATAAAAGAGAGAATACGACCATAAGACGAGGAGATGTTTACCGTCTGGGATCAGGAAGCGTTTTCTTCATACAGAGCGACGTAGATCTGGAGAGACAGAAGCTAAGAATTTATGCCATATTTGGCAATGCAGGGGAGGACTTGAGA GAACCGACCGAATACGGACCATACTCGAGCATTCGCGACTTGGTTCTTGGATTTGATAAGAAAATTCTCCAGGAGACCTTCAAG GTTCCTGAAGAAGTGATAGAGGAAATCACAAGCGGAAGGAAGCCGGAAGCAATAGTTCGTGGATTGCCGGGCACTCAGGAAAAAACCATACGGGAGAGGGAGTATCAGTTCATCGAAGCCGTGTTTGGAAGCACAAGTATTTTCAGCATTTTCGAAACCAGCAACAAAGACAAGAAGAAGTCCAACATATTCAACATATTCCAAGAAAAACGAGATTTTGAGAATTGCAACGGGTGGAGCACAACAGTTACCCGGAAAAAGTATTCCGTCCTGAAGGGCTCCAAATATGGCCTTTTCATGGTGAACTTGACCCGC ggaGGGATGATGGGTCCTCACTGGAATCCCGAGGCAACGGAGATAGCAGTAGTACTGCAAGGGAAGGGGATGGTTCGGGTAGTTTGCCCAAGTCTACCGAACAAAGCAGAGTGCAAAAACGCGAGGTTTGGGGTTGAAGAAGGCGACATTTTCGCCGTGCAGAGGTTCCATCCCATGGCGCAGATGGCTTTCAACAACGATACGCTCGTTTTCGTTGGTTTCAGTACGTCAACGGAGAACAATCACCCACAGTATCTAGCAGGGAAGGCATCAGTCCTCAGGACTTTGGACAAGCACATCCTGGCAGCATCATTTGGAATAAATGAAACTACCTTCGACAGGCTTGTGAATCAACAACGCGAATCGGTTATCTTAGAATGCACCTCCTGCGCAGAGGAAGAATGGAGGATAATGGAGGAAGAGATTGAGAGGGAAAGAGAGGAGGCAAGGCAGagggaagaagagaggaaaagaCAGGAAGAGGAAGCTGAGACGAGAGAAGAGGAGGCAGTTAGGGAGAGAGCAGAGGAGGAAAGGAAGAAGAGAGagcaagaagaagaggaagaggcggcacggagaaagagagaggaagaggCAGCACGAGAAAGGAGGGAACAAGAGGAAAGAGAACAAGAAGCAGCACAGATGGAAGAGAAAGAAAGGGAAGCAGCAGCAAGAAGGGAGGAGGAAGCAGCTAAgcgagaagaagaagaagcagcagCACAAAGAAGACAAGAAGAATCTGGCCAGGGAGAAGGAGGGCGCCCACACGAAGGGGGCAGGGAAGCACGGCCGCCAGAGGAAGacggaagaggaggaggagtagGAGCCAGGCAGGAGGAGGAAactgcaaagcaacaagaaaaagacATGGGACAAGAGGAGGAGCAGGGCAATGGCCAAGGATGGGGAAGAAGAATCCTTAAAAATGCTTCTTGA
- the LOC140011483 gene encoding vicilin-like seed storage protein At4g36700 → MAKPRRFVAFFVMSPLFIHSTPPLPSLHFRHLAQKMSQKIFMISPFSFIICLILVLCFTCINVGAASDEESESYLGSLVKKKDERKLISSSEYGEISGVSVRERTDLSYHLQFITLKPFALFLPVVLHANMVFYVQTGSGKLSYTNEAGRMLTKTLRQGHTLELNPGTIFFMEAIHCVDELRVYAIFGNLREHFRGPATTAPYSSFRHLILGFDKMILQLTFKVPEDVIKEIMNKPNPPAIVSSVSGTMEKLWDLEARFIKELTRSTGPNLLNMLGLERDCGNHNGWRTTSNKKKLPFFKGFKGSNFGVSVTNLTRGSMVAPHWNQMATEIVIVLQGKGIVLVVCSSIFAKQNECKNMRFQVGEGDVFVVPRFHPAAQMSFSDETFVFMRFSTTRKKISHQYLVGKTSIFKTLGKRILAASLGVNETIADMFMASQRESVVLDCNLCAEEELRMMEEETERAKQTEPETPEAEVEAGEGTEKPEEESGEGKDRPEKPEARAREYENEDTIKEKR, encoded by the exons ATGGCGAAGCCACGTAGATTTGTCGCCTTCTTCGTCATGTCCCCCCTTTTTATTCATTCAACGCCACCTCTTCCAAGCTTACATTTTCGTCATCTTGCTCAGAAAATGTCTCAGAAAATTTTTATGATCTCGCCATTTTCGTTCATCATATGCTTAATCTTAGTTTTATGTTTCACCTGCATAAATGTGGGAGCTGCTTCCGATGAGGAGAGTGAATCCTATTTGGGATCTTTggtgaagaagaaagatgaacGGAAGCTAATTTCTTCGAGTGAATATGGAGAGATTTCAGGGGTTAGTGTTAGAGAGCGGACGGATTTGTCGTATCACCTTCAGTTCATCACCTTGAAGCCATTTGCTCTTTTCCTCCCCGTTGTATTACATGCAAATATGGTTTTCTATGTGCAAACAG GTTCTGGGAAGCTGAGTTACACTAACGAAGCGGGCCGCATGCTGACAAAGACGTTGAGACAAGGACATACTTTGGAACTCAATCCAGGGACTATTTTCTTCATGGAGGCCATCCACTGTGTGGACGAACTAAGAGTTTACGCTATCTTTGGTAATTTGAGGGAACATTTCCGC GGACCGGCAACGACAGCACCATACTCTAGTTTCCGCCACCTGATCCTCGGCTTTGATAAAATGATTCTGCAACTAACCTTCAAG GTGCCTGAAGATGTGATTAAAGAGATAATGAATAAACCGAACCCACCGGCCATTGTTTCCAGCGTCTCGGGAACAATGGAAAAATTATGGGATTTGGAAGCTCGTTTCATTAAAGAATTAACAAGAAGCACGGGGCCCAACCTCCTCAACATGCTTGGCTTAGAACGAGATTGTGGGAACCATAATGGGTGGAGAACAACATCAAACAAGAAAAAGCTCCCAtttttcaaaggtttcaaaggTTCCAACTTTGGTGTTTCCGTAACAAATTTGACCAGA GGATCGATGGTGGCGCCGCACTGGAATCAAATGGCGACTGAGATAGTAATTGTTTTACAAGGAAAAGGAATTGTTCTAGTGGTTtgttctagcatttttgctaaacaaaatgaatgcaaaaacatgaGGTTTCAAGTGGGAGAAGGTGATGTGTTTGTCGTGCCAAGGTTCCATCCTGCAGCTCAAATGTCTTTCAGTGATGAAACATTTGTTTTCATGAGATTTAGTACcacaagaaagaaaattagccATCAATATCTGGTTGGAAAAACTTCCATTTTCAAGACCTTAGGCAAACGTATATTGGCAGCATCACTGGGTGTCAATGAAACAATAGCAGACATGTTTATGGCTTCACAGAGGGAATCCGTAGTCTTGGATTGTAATTTGTGTGCAGAGGAAGAGTTAAGGATGATGGAGGAGGAAACAGAAAGGGCAAAACAGACGGAACCAGAAACCCCAGAAGCAGAAGTAGAAGCTGGAGAAGGAACTGAAAAACCAGAAGAAGAATCAGGGGAAGGGAAAGATCGACCGGAGAAACCAGAAGCTAGAGCCAGGGAATATGAAAATGAAGACACAATCAAAGAAAAGAGATGA
- the LOC113698489 gene encoding vicilin-like seed storage protein At4g36700 isoform X2 has protein sequence MSTEKLLSASSISLLGFGLCLFLCVHATAGEDGQIAPGAGHLVKKGERQPIISTEFGEVSGVRVSDGNETFNIHLITLEPNSLFLPVMLHQDMVFYVHTGSGNLSYRDEHKRENTTIRRGDVYRLGSGSVFFIQSDVDLERQKLRIYAIFGNAGEDLREPTEYGPYSSIRDLVLGFDKKILQETFKVPEEVIEEITSGRKPEKTIREREYQFIEAVFGSTSIFSIFETSNKDKKKSNIFNIFQEKRDFENCNGWSTTVTRKKYSVLKGSKYGLFMVNLTRGGMMGPHWNPEATEIAVVLQGKGMVRVVCPSLPNKAECKNARFGVEEGDIFAVQRFHPMAQMAFNNDTLVFVGFSTSTENNHPQYLAGKASVLRTLDKHILAASFGINETTFDRLVNQQRESVILECTSCAEEEWRIMEEEIEREREEARQREEERKRQEEEAETREEEAVRERAEEERKKREQEEEEEAARRKREEEAARERREQEEREQEAAQMEEKEREAAARREEEAAKREEEEAAAQRRQEESGQGEGGRPHEGGREARPPEEDGRGGGVGARQEEETAKQQEKDMGQEEEQGNGQGWGRRILKNAS, from the exons atgtcCACCGAAAAATTGTTGTCAGCATCTTCAATTTCGCTCTTAGGCTTTGGTTTATGCTTATTTCTCTGCGTGCATGCTACCGCTGGGGAAGATGGTCAGATTGCCCCCGGAGCAGGACATTTAGTAAAGAAAGGTGAAAGGCAGCCAATAATCTCAACTGAATTTGGAGAGGTCTCGGGAGTTAGAGTTAGCGATGGAAACGAGACTTTTAATATTCACCTCATCACCTTGGAGCCCAACTCCTTGTTTCTTCCTGTTATGCTGCATCAAGACATGGTGTTCTACGTTCATACag GGAGCGGAAATCTGAGCTACAGAGATGAACATAAAAGAGAGAATACGACCATAAGACGAGGAGATGTTTACCGTCTGGGATCAGGAAGCGTTTTCTTCATACAGAGCGACGTAGATCTGGAGAGACAGAAGCTAAGAATTTATGCCATATTTGGCAATGCAGGGGAGGACTTGAGA GAACCGACCGAATACGGACCATACTCGAGCATTCGCGACTTGGTTCTTGGATTTGATAAGAAAATTCTCCAGGAGACCTTCAAG GTTCCTGAAGAAGTGATAGAGGAAATCACAAGCGGAAGGAAGCC GGAAAAAACCATACGGGAGAGGGAGTATCAGTTCATCGAAGCCGTGTTTGGAAGCACAAGTATTTTCAGCATTTTCGAAACCAGCAACAAAGACAAGAAGAAGTCCAACATATTCAACATATTCCAAGAAAAACGAGATTTTGAGAATTGCAACGGGTGGAGCACAACAGTTACCCGGAAAAAGTATTCCGTCCTGAAGGGCTCCAAATATGGCCTTTTCATGGTGAACTTGACCCGC ggaGGGATGATGGGTCCTCACTGGAATCCCGAGGCAACGGAGATAGCAGTAGTACTGCAAGGGAAGGGGATGGTTCGGGTAGTTTGCCCAAGTCTACCGAACAAAGCAGAGTGCAAAAACGCGAGGTTTGGGGTTGAAGAAGGCGACATTTTCGCCGTGCAGAGGTTCCATCCCATGGCGCAGATGGCTTTCAACAACGATACGCTCGTTTTCGTTGGTTTCAGTACGTCAACGGAGAACAATCACCCACAGTATCTAGCAGGGAAGGCATCAGTCCTCAGGACTTTGGACAAGCACATCCTGGCAGCATCATTTGGAATAAATGAAACTACCTTCGACAGGCTTGTGAATCAACAACGCGAATCGGTTATCTTAGAATGCACCTCCTGCGCAGAGGAAGAATGGAGGATAATGGAGGAAGAGATTGAGAGGGAAAGAGAGGAGGCAAGGCAGagggaagaagagaggaaaagaCAGGAAGAGGAAGCTGAGACGAGAGAAGAGGAGGCAGTTAGGGAGAGAGCAGAGGAGGAAAGGAAGAAGAGAGagcaagaagaagaggaagaggcggcacggagaaagagagaggaagaggCAGCACGAGAAAGGAGGGAACAAGAGGAAAGAGAACAAGAAGCAGCACAGATGGAAGAGAAAGAAAGGGAAGCAGCAGCAAGAAGGGAGGAGGAAGCAGCTAAgcgagaagaagaagaagcagcagCACAAAGAAGACAAGAAGAATCTGGCCAGGGAGAAGGAGGGCGCCCACACGAAGGGGGCAGGGAAGCACGGCCGCCAGAGGAAGacggaagaggaggaggagtagGAGCCAGGCAGGAGGAGGAAactgcaaagcaacaagaaaaagacATGGGACAAGAGGAGGAGCAGGGCAATGGCCAAGGATGGGGAAGAAGAATCCTTAAAAATGCTTCTTGA